In a single window of the Candidatus Neomarinimicrobiota bacterium genome:
- a CDS encoding cyclic nucleotide-binding domain-containing protein has protein sequence MSSITVQDIANFELLADLSAKERRPFCTRLKEKHYPAGEIVFNEGDEGGAIYFLISGEVEISQALTLPMAKSSGYDSRAKSIIRLSSEDGPVFGEVSFFSNEDKRTATVKALTNCRMGLLSSEDFSYILDSNPEIGYKVMRNLTRIVCHRLVTSNKNVLKLTTALSLILEK, from the coding sequence ATGAGCAGTATTACCGTCCAGGATATCGCCAACTTTGAGCTCCTCGCGGATCTCTCTGCCAAGGAGCGCCGGCCATTCTGCACCCGCTTGAAGGAAAAACACTACCCCGCCGGTGAGATCGTCTTTAATGAGGGCGATGAAGGTGGTGCTATCTACTTTTTGATCTCAGGTGAGGTGGAAATCAGCCAGGCCCTGACCCTGCCCATGGCCAAGTCCAGCGGATATGACAGCCGGGCCAAGTCTATTATCCGCCTGTCCAGTGAAGACGGTCCCGTCTTCGGTGAAGTGTCGTTTTTCTCGAACGAGGATAAGCGAACCGCTACCGTCAAGGCCCTCACCAATTGCCGGATGGGGCTGCTCAGCTCGGAGGATTTTTCCTATATTCTCGATAGCAATCCTGAGATTGGTTACAAGGTGATGCGCAATTTGACCCGCATAGTTTGCCATCGACTAGTCACCTCCAATAAGAATGTGCTCAAACTGACCACAGCTCTCAGCCTTATCCTGGAGAAATAG